A single genomic interval of Streptococcus suis harbors:
- a CDS encoding acetyl-CoA carboxylase biotin carboxylase subunit has product MFEKILIANRGEIAVRIIRAARELGIATVAVYSEADKEALHTMLADEAVCIGPARSTDSYLNMQAVISAAVVTGAQAIHPGFGFLSENSKFATLCEEVGIKFIGPSGMVMDTMGDKINARAEMIKAQVPVIPGSDGEVLTSQEALEIAEKIGYPVMLKASAGGGGKGIRKVEKAEELVPAFESASSEAKAAFGSGAMYMERVVYPARHIEVQILADQHGHVIHLGERDCSLQRNNQKVLEEAPSIAIGQTMRNRIGQAAVRAAQSVGYENAGTIEFLLDEAKDEFYFMEMNTRVQVEHPVTEFVTGVDIVKEQIKIAAGQELSVRQEDVRITGHAIECRINAENPAFNFAPSPGKISNLYLPSGGVGLRVDSAVYPGYTIPPYYDSMIAKVIVHGENRFEALMKMQRALYELEIDGVVTNTDFQLDLISDKRVVAGDYDTAYLMEEFLPRYQEELKK; this is encoded by the coding sequence ATGTTTGAGAAGATTTTGATTGCCAATCGTGGTGAGATTGCGGTGCGGATTATTCGTGCGGCCAGAGAGCTAGGAATTGCGACGGTAGCTGTCTATTCAGAGGCTGACAAGGAAGCTCTCCACACCATGTTGGCAGATGAGGCTGTCTGTATCGGCCCAGCCCGTTCGACAGACTCCTATCTCAATATGCAGGCAGTCATCTCGGCGGCTGTTGTGACAGGTGCCCAGGCCATTCATCCTGGCTTTGGATTTTTGAGTGAAAACTCTAAGTTCGCCACCCTTTGTGAAGAGGTTGGTATCAAGTTCATCGGACCTTCTGGGATGGTTATGGATACCATGGGCGATAAAATCAATGCACGTGCAGAGATGATTAAGGCCCAAGTGCCTGTCATTCCAGGATCGGACGGCGAAGTTTTGACCAGCCAAGAAGCCCTTGAAATCGCGGAAAAGATTGGTTACCCCGTCATGCTCAAGGCATCGGCAGGTGGTGGCGGTAAGGGGATTCGTAAGGTGGAAAAAGCCGAAGAACTAGTGCCTGCCTTTGAATCAGCTTCCAGCGAAGCCAAGGCAGCCTTTGGAAGCGGAGCCATGTATATGGAGCGTGTTGTCTATCCTGCCCGGCATATCGAGGTGCAGATTTTAGCGGACCAACATGGGCATGTCATCCATCTGGGAGAACGGGATTGTTCCCTTCAACGCAACAACCAGAAGGTCTTAGAAGAGGCACCATCCATCGCTATTGGTCAGACTATGCGGAATCGGATCGGTCAGGCTGCGGTCCGTGCAGCCCAATCAGTCGGCTATGAAAATGCGGGGACTATTGAGTTCCTCTTGGACGAAGCCAAGGACGAATTTTACTTCATGGAAATGAACACACGGGTGCAGGTAGAACATCCTGTAACTGAATTTGTAACTGGTGTGGATATTGTCAAGGAGCAAATCAAGATTGCAGCTGGTCAGGAACTCAGCGTTCGCCAAGAAGATGTGCGGATTACAGGTCATGCCATTGAATGTCGCATCAATGCTGAAAATCCAGCCTTCAACTTCGCTCCAAGTCCAGGTAAGATTTCCAACCTCTACCTGCCAAGCGGAGGGGTTGGTTTGCGTGTAGATTCGGCAGTTTATCCAGGCTACACCATTCCGCCTTACTATGATTCGATGATAGCTAAGGTCATCGTGCATGGGGAAAATCGTTTTGAAGCCCTGATGAAGATGCAGCGAGCCCTCTACGAATTGGAAATTGACGGAGTGGTGACCAATACGGACTTCCAGCTGGACTTGATTTCCGACAAGCGAGTGGTGGCTGGTGATTACGACACCGCCTACCTCATGGAGGAATTTTTACCCCGCTATCAGGAAGAATTAAAAAAGTAA
- the accD gene encoding acetyl-CoA carboxylase, carboxyltransferase subunit beta, with the protein MALFRKKDKYIRINPNRSRIESAPQAKPEVPDELFSKCPACKEILYKKDLGPEKTCQHCSYNFRITAQERLALTVDDGSFEELFTGIETKNPLDFPNYLEKLAATRQKTGLDEAVLTGKATIGGQPVALGIMDSHFIMASMGTVVGEKITRLFELATEEKLPVVLFTASGGARMQEGIMSLMQMAKISAAVKRHSNAGLFYLTVLTDPTTGGVTASFAMEGDIILAEPQTLVGFAGRRVIESTVRENLPDDFQKAEFLQEHGFVDAIVKRQDLPATISRLLRMHGGVR; encoded by the coding sequence ATGGCTTTGTTTCGCAAAAAGGACAAATATATCCGCATCAATCCCAATCGTTCGCGGATAGAGTCAGCACCTCAAGCAAAGCCAGAGGTGCCAGATGAACTCTTTTCCAAATGCCCAGCTTGTAAGGAAATCCTCTACAAGAAGGACTTGGGACCAGAGAAAACCTGTCAACACTGTTCCTATAATTTTCGGATTACAGCCCAGGAACGCCTGGCTTTGACAGTTGATGACGGTTCGTTTGAGGAATTATTTACGGGGATTGAAACCAAAAATCCCTTGGACTTCCCCAATTATCTAGAGAAATTAGCAGCCACCCGTCAAAAGACAGGCTTGGACGAGGCTGTTTTGACAGGCAAGGCAACAATCGGCGGACAGCCAGTTGCTTTGGGAATCATGGATTCTCACTTTATCATGGCCTCTATGGGAACGGTAGTTGGTGAGAAAATTACCCGCCTCTTTGAGTTGGCTACTGAAGAGAAACTGCCAGTCGTCCTCTTTACCGCATCTGGTGGTGCTCGCATGCAGGAAGGCATCATGAGCCTGATGCAAATGGCCAAGATTTCAGCAGCAGTGAAACGCCATTCCAATGCTGGCCTCTTTTACCTGACGGTCTTGACAGACCCCACAACAGGAGGTGTAACGGCTAGTTTTGCCATGGAAGGTGATATTATCCTAGCAGAGCCGCAGACCTTGGTAGGATTTGCAGGCCGTAGGGTTATTGAGTCAACCGTTCGGGAAAATCTGCCTGATGATTTCCAGAAGGCTGAATTTTTACAAGAACACGGCTTTGTTGACGCTATTGTCAAACGCCAAGACCTGCCTGCGACCATCAGTCGCTTGTTGAGAATGCATGGAGGTGTCAGATGA
- a CDS encoding acetyl-CoA carboxylase carboxyl transferase subunit alpha: MTSDVARMIRLARDQVRLTTLDYATQLFDDFIELHGDRNFRDDGAVVGGIGFLAGQPVTVIGIQKGKNLQDNLKRNFGQPHPEGYRKALRLMKQAEKFGRPVVTFINTAGAYPGVGAEERGQGEAIARNLMEMSDLKVPIIAIIIGEGGSGGALALAVADQVWMLENSMYAVLSPEGFASILWKDGSRAMEAAELMKITSYELEKLQVVDRVVLENGRATKEVLVDIKENLISQLAQLQALPLDKLLENRYQRFRKY; this comes from the coding sequence ATGACCAGTGATGTAGCACGTATGATCCGTTTGGCACGTGACCAGGTTCGCCTGACCACCTTGGACTATGCCACACAGCTCTTTGATGACTTTATCGAATTGCACGGAGATCGGAATTTCCGCGATGATGGAGCGGTTGTCGGTGGGATTGGCTTTTTAGCAGGTCAGCCTGTGACAGTTATCGGTATTCAAAAAGGGAAGAACCTTCAGGACAACCTCAAACGGAATTTCGGTCAACCTCACCCAGAAGGCTACCGCAAGGCCCTTCGTCTCATGAAACAGGCGGAGAAGTTCGGGCGTCCCGTTGTTACCTTCATCAATACTGCTGGAGCCTATCCAGGCGTCGGTGCCGAGGAGCGTGGGCAGGGCGAGGCCATTGCCCGCAACCTCATGGAGATGAGTGATCTCAAGGTGCCCATTATCGCTATTATCATCGGCGAGGGAGGCTCTGGTGGAGCTCTGGCTCTAGCGGTCGCAGACCAGGTCTGGATGCTGGAAAACTCCATGTACGCCGTCCTCAGCCCCGAAGGTTTCGCCTCTATCCTCTGGAAAGACGGCAGTCGGGCCATGGAAGCGGCCGAACTCATGAAGATCACCTCCTATGAGTTGGAGAAGCTCCAAGTGGTCGATCGGGTGGTTTTGGAAAATGGCAGAGCGACCAAGGAAGTCTTGGTTGACATCAAGGAAAACCTCATCAGCCAGTTGGCTCAACTACAAGCCTTGCCACTTGATAAATTGCTCGAAAACCGCTATCAACGCTTTAGAAAATACTAG
- a CDS encoding GNAT family N-acetyltransferase, with translation MLVKADLSNAEELLPIQHRAFAALYETYQDQYNPVIETMDYFQSRFARPNCSYYKIVEEGHTVGLVRTTVAEDADQGWLGLIGIDPDHRGKGHGHKAMLELEQLYPTVKRWVLCTILQEPRLVAFYEKLGYKSINTEPEQEGIDMVYMEKWIG, from the coding sequence ATGTTAGTAAAAGCAGATTTATCAAACGCAGAAGAATTGCTACCTATTCAGCACCGAGCATTTGCAGCTTTGTATGAAACCTACCAGGACCAGTACAACCCTGTCATTGAAACCATGGACTATTTCCAGTCACGCTTTGCACGACCAAATTGCAGCTACTACAAGATTGTCGAGGAAGGGCACACAGTCGGACTAGTACGAACAACGGTCGCTGAAGATGCTGACCAGGGCTGGCTAGGCTTGATTGGCATTGATCCAGACCACAGGGGAAAAGGCCATGGTCATAAGGCTATGTTAGAGTTAGAACAACTTTATCCAACGGTTAAGCGTTGGGTGCTCTGTACGATCTTGCAGGAGCCTAGATTAGTTGCTTTCTACGAAAAACTCGGCTACAAGTCTATAAATACAGAGCCTGAGCAGGAGGGTATAGATATGGTCTATATGGAGAAGTGGATAGGATAG
- a CDS encoding CPBP family intramembrane glutamic endopeptidase, giving the protein MLETFSQRLEWICRKIWILLQAFLLLLLELIPTFILQKSTSPVAQWTAGLSSIGIMVFMCWLAERKGLAIWDRKFLTWKGLGLVALTVLFTSLSTVLGHTIMDLQGIEDTANQIGIDKLLRMIPFGLAFVRIACQAAISEEIIVRGYLFKKFFEKHKILGIVVSGLVFAFLHGPTDLGSWIIYASPGFILAYLYYKTDYLIYPIAVHFINNAWAVVAFYYL; this is encoded by the coding sequence ATGCTAGAAACATTCAGTCAACGATTGGAATGGATTTGTAGGAAAATCTGGATTTTACTGCAGGCCTTTCTATTGTTGCTTCTTGAACTCATTCCAACTTTCATATTGCAAAAATCCACCTCGCCAGTCGCTCAATGGACTGCCGGCCTATCTTCTATTGGAATAATGGTCTTTATGTGTTGGTTGGCAGAAAGGAAAGGGCTTGCCATTTGGGATAGAAAATTCCTGACCTGGAAGGGACTTGGATTGGTTGCACTGACCGTACTATTTACCAGCCTTTCTACTGTCTTAGGGCATACTATCATGGACCTTCAAGGGATTGAAGATACGGCTAATCAGATTGGTATTGACAAGCTGTTGCGAATGATTCCCTTTGGGTTAGCCTTTGTTAGAATTGCCTGTCAGGCAGCGATTTCAGAGGAGATCATTGTCAGAGGCTATCTATTCAAAAAGTTTTTTGAAAAGCACAAGATTTTGGGAATTGTGGTGTCTGGTTTGGTATTTGCTTTTCTGCATGGACCAACAGATTTGGGCTCTTGGATTATTTATGCTAGTCCAGGTTTTATCTTGGCTTACTTGTACTATAAGACAGATTATCTGATTTACCCAATAGCAGTTCATTTCATAAATAATGCTTGGGCGGTGGTGGCTTTCTACTATTTATAA
- a CDS encoding CPBP family intramembrane glutamic endopeptidase produces MKTFCQGMKWLGRKLWVLLRAFGLLLIAVLPDAILEVSTSQLAQWGAALVSFVIIVFMYWRAEKNGIKIWDRSFLTWKGLGLVVLTFAVAQLFKHLGYYIMELQGIEETSNELELTKLLENIPFWLAFVRIACQAAISEEIIVRGYLFKKLFEKYKILGIVVSGLIFAFLHGPTDLGSWIIYASPGFILAYLYYKTDYLIYPIAVHFINNAWSVVAFYYFQ; encoded by the coding sequence ATGAAAACATTTTGTCAAGGGATGAAATGGCTTGGTCGAAAACTTTGGGTATTACTGAGAGCGTTTGGTTTGTTATTAATTGCTGTTCTTCCAGATGCTATTTTAGAGGTATCTACTTCTCAATTAGCCCAGTGGGGAGCAGCCTTAGTATCCTTCGTGATTATTGTCTTTATGTACTGGAGAGCTGAGAAGAATGGTATCAAGATTTGGGATAGAAGTTTTTTAACTTGGAAAGGTCTTGGTTTAGTTGTCTTAACATTCGCGGTAGCTCAGCTGTTTAAACACCTTGGCTATTACATTATGGAACTTCAGGGGATTGAAGAAACCAGCAATGAGCTTGAATTGACAAAGTTATTAGAAAACATTCCATTTTGGTTAGCCTTTGTTAGAATTGCCTGTCAGGCAGCGATTTCAGAGGAGATCATTGTCAGAGGCTATCTATTCAAAAAGCTATTTGAAAAGTACAAGATTCTAGGAATTGTAGTATCTGGTTTGATTTTTGCTTTCCTGCATGGACCAACAGATTTGGGTTCATGGATTATTTATGCTAGCCCAGGATTTATCTTGGCTTACTTGTACTATAAGACAGATTATCTGATTTACCCTATTGCAGTTCATTTTATCAATAATGCCTGGTCGGTAGTGGCATTTTACTATTTTCAATAA
- a CDS encoding site-specific integrase, which translates to MNLSKEKLLFHHYYANWLRIYKEGAIREVTLKKYRMTLQWLIRLAPSLLLEDLNRVRYQELINSYAKTHERQTTMDFHHQLKGAILDAVDEGIIERDPTRKVIIKGRLPRKKKTKYLNQFELHQLIQELRLGEELNWDWLILLIAKTGIRFSEALALTTQDFDFHRQLLTIDKTWNYKGDGGFLPTKNKSSIRKIQLDWQTSTQFANLLQHAQPDDLLFVKKERIYNSTINAILEKRCLSANLPVITIHALRHTHASILLFAGVSIASVARRLGHASITTTQKTYLHIIRELENQDVDLIMRSLSGLC; encoded by the coding sequence ATGAACTTATCAAAAGAAAAACTGCTTTTCCATCACTATTATGCAAATTGGCTTCGGATTTACAAGGAAGGAGCCATTCGAGAAGTCACTCTCAAGAAATATAGAATGACATTGCAGTGGCTTATCAGGCTTGCTCCTAGTCTGTTGTTGGAAGATTTGAATCGGGTTCGTTACCAAGAATTGATTAACAGCTATGCTAAAACACATGAACGACAGACAACCATGGATTTTCATCACCAGTTGAAAGGAGCTATTTTAGATGCTGTAGATGAAGGAATTATTGAACGAGATCCGACACGTAAGGTGATTATCAAAGGAAGACTTCCTCGAAAGAAAAAGACAAAATACCTCAACCAATTTGAACTTCATCAGTTGATACAAGAATTACGTCTCGGAGAGGAGCTGAATTGGGATTGGCTCATCTTATTGATTGCTAAAACAGGTATTCGATTCTCCGAAGCCCTTGCTCTCACTACTCAAGATTTTGATTTTCACCGACAGCTATTGACCATTGATAAAACATGGAATTATAAAGGAGACGGCGGATTTTTACCTACAAAAAATAAATCTTCAATTCGAAAAATCCAACTCGACTGGCAAACCAGCACCCAATTCGCCAACTTATTGCAGCACGCCCAACCTGATGACCTACTTTTCGTGAAGAAAGAGCGGATTTACAACTCTACCATCAATGCCATTCTTGAAAAGCGTTGCCTAAGTGCAAATCTTCCTGTCATCACCATTCACGCCCTGCGACACACCCATGCATCTATTTTATTATTTGCCGGGGTTTCTATCGCAAGTGTTGCTAGACGACTTGGTCATGCAAGCATAACAACGACCCAGAAAACCTATCTTCATATCATTCGTGAGTTGGAAAACCAAGATGTTGATTTAATTATGCGGTCACTGTCAGGACTTTGTTGA
- a CDS encoding restriction endonuclease subunit S, which produces MKLEELALFTGGSLQVRLDTTSWEDARDYILYNQQHHQLDGYEVIEEVIDSRTVTTDREVTLLEEGDLLFSLLSGKAVLVRAEHAGLLYTQNYIKIEPIAKLDKAFLLYLINESSAIRRQFYQSLQGSEVMKYTVKQLKSLQLGALPPLDSQQKLGKIYLDGLALRQKRQAYAQGDFLRLTYLLKEVCAHE; this is translated from the coding sequence ATGAAACTAGAAGAATTGGCTCTCTTTACGGGAGGTAGTTTACAGGTTCGCTTGGATACTACCAGCTGGGAAGATGCTAGAGACTATATCCTCTATAATCAGCAACATCATCAATTGGATGGTTATGAGGTGATAGAAGAAGTGATAGATAGTCGGACCGTGACGACAGATAGAGAAGTGACCTTGCTCGAGGAGGGCGACTTACTCTTTAGTTTACTATCGGGGAAGGCTGTTTTAGTGAGAGCGGAGCACGCAGGCTTACTCTATACACAGAACTATATCAAAATTGAGCCCATTGCAAAGCTGGATAAGGCCTTCTTACTGTATCTGATTAATGAATCCTCGGCTATTAGACGGCAGTTTTACCAAAGCTTACAGGGGAGTGAGGTAATGAAATATACAGTCAAGCAACTGAAAAGTTTACAGCTAGGCGCCTTGCCTCCTTTAGATAGTCAGCAGAAATTAGGAAAGATTTATTTAGATGGATTAGCCTTACGGCAGAAGCGGCAAGCTTATGCGCAAGGAGATTTTTTACGACTAACATATTTGTTAAAGGAGGTTTGCGCACATGAATGA